From the genome of Vicia villosa cultivar HV-30 ecotype Madison, WI linkage group LG2, Vvil1.0, whole genome shotgun sequence, one region includes:
- the LOC131653107 gene encoding heavy metal-associated isoprenylated plant protein 39-like isoform X3 — translation MMKVVLKVDLYDDRTKQKAMKTVSGISGIESVSVDMKDKKLTLTGDIDSVHVVSKLRKWCHTDIISVGPAKEEKKKEESKLDVKKDQIQLIETYPLYYQMPQPQFIQYSSVARFEQDPIGCVIC, via the coding sequence AAAGTAGTGTTGAAGGTGGATTTATATGATGACAGAACCAAGCAAAAAGCCATGAAGACAGTCTCTGGCATTTCAGGGATAGAATCGGTTTCTGTGGacatgaaagacaagaaattaacCTTAACAGGAGACATTGATTCAGTACATGTAGTAAGCAAACTAAGGAAGTGGTGCCATACTGATATAATCTCTGTTGGTCCTgcaaaagaggagaagaaaaAGGAAGAATCTAAGCTGGATGTGAAGAAGGATCAAATTCAATTAATTGAAACATATCCACTTTATTATCAGATGCCACAACCACAATTCATTCAATATTCCTCTGTTGCAAGATTTGAACAAGATCCTATTGGTTGTGTCATTTGCTGA
- the LOC131653107 gene encoding heavy metal-associated isoprenylated plant protein 39-like isoform X2 gives MMKVVLKVDLYDDRTKQKAMKTVSGISGIESVSVDMKDKKLTLTGDIDSVHVVSKLRKWCHTDIISVGPAKEEKKKEESKLDVKKDQIQLIETYPLYYQMPQPQFIQYSSVARFEQDPIGCVIC, from the exons ATGATG AAAGTAGTGTTGAAGGTGGATTTATATGATGACAGAACCAAGCAAAAAGCCATGAAGACAGTCTCTGGCATTTCAGGGATAGAATCGGTTTCTGTGGacatgaaagacaagaaattaacCTTAACAGGAGACATTGATTCAGTACATGTAGTAAGCAAACTAAGGAAGTGGTGCCATACTGATATAATCTCTGTTGGTCCTgcaaaagaggagaagaaaaAGGAAGAATCTAAGCTGGATGTGAAGAAGGATCAAATTCAATTAATTGAAACATATCCACTTTATTATCAGATGCCACAACCACAATTCATTCAATATTCCTCTGTTGCAAGATTTGAACAAGATCCTATTGGTTGTGTCATTTGCTGA